The Ascaphus truei isolate aAscTru1 chromosome 11, aAscTru1.hap1, whole genome shotgun sequence genome includes a window with the following:
- the LOC142462863 gene encoding paraneoplastic antigen Ma2 homolog, translating into MSPPLPSPSRSEVYDWAVKLQVPPLHTLAVSRVPVDTPSSSIQMALRQHSNIRDAAKLKVLERHKDADQECCSVLVSIGQDITEDRGPSSLWLTRPTGSCCIVVYPELPIKSEPRSSHTNLQEVAMHTSPSPPESYCGADRATPTDYSPPLSIVSSSSKPGDEIRMLAQAILQMGVSKSEAPASQQYRKLKIFSGTKPTTTGEEAFEVWREYTSQVLEEWTCSELVKRQCIMECLRPPVSTTIQMCKDQHADITAHQMLETLVQAYGRTEDIGQLMKRYYNLCQKEGEDLSDFLQRIQVVLWELRKRKCITASEVDEYHRAQFLAGSLPNHHIVLMMRRSLMRGDPPTWEELIDEI; encoded by the coding sequence ATGTCACCACCATTACCATCCCCGTCACGCTCAGAAGTGTATGACTGGGCCGTGAAGCTGCAAGTGCCGCCGCTCCACACGCTCGCGGTGAGCCGGGTTCCTGTTGATACTCCATCCTCGTCAATACAAATGGCCTTGAGGCAGCACTCAAATATCCGGGATGCTGCCAAATTAAAAGTGTTGGAGCGACATAAGGATGCGGACCAGGAGTGTTGCTCTGTGTTAGTGAGTATAGGGCAAGATATAACTGAAGACCGGGGCCCGTCCAGCTTGTGGCTCACGAGGCCAACCGGTTCCTGCTGTATTGTTGTCTACCCTGAACTGCCTATAAAATCTGAGCCCCGCAGCTCTCACACGAACTTACAAGAGGTTGCTATGCATACATCACCTTCCCCTCCTGAAAGTTATTGCGGGGCCGACCGGGCCACTCCCACAGACTACAGTCCACCATTAAGTATTGTCAGTTCGTCCTCTAAACCTGGGGATGAAATCAGAATGCTAGCTCAGGCTATCCTACAAATGGGGGTGTCCAAATCCGAAGCTCCGGCCTCACAGCAGTATCGCAAGTTAAAGATCTTTTCAGGGACCAAGCCGACCACGACTGGCGAAGAAGCGTTTGAAGTCTGGAGAGAATACACTTCTCAGGTCCTAGAAGAATGGACATGCTCTGAGTTGGTGAAGCGGCAATGCATAATGGAATGCCTACGTCCTCCCGTGTCCACCACAATACAGATGTGTAAAGATCAGCATGCGGACATTACCGCGCATCAGATGCTAGAGACTCTTGTGCAGGCTTACGGCCGAACCGAAGACATAGGACAATTGATGAAGAGATACTACAACCTTTGCCAAAAAGAGGGAGAGGATCTATCTGATTTCCTACAGAGAATTCAAGTGGTCTTATGGGAGCTACGTAAgcgaaaatgtattactgcaagcGAGGTGGATGAGTACCACCGCGCGCAATTCCTGGCTGGATCTCTTCCCAACCATCATATTGTACTCATGATGAGGCGTTCTCTGATGCGAGGTGACCCCCCTACCTGGGAGGAGCTAATAGATGAGATATAA